Proteins from a genomic interval of Staphylococcus debuckii:
- the corA gene encoding magnesium/cobalt transporter CorA: MSVSIYYQTKEQSLTSIKHAEDIPSDATIIWYDLNEPTEEESDYLLRHFEFNPLEMDDTIHANPRAKYKAYENYQNIVFHTISPREYEIEVLNIFIKDNVLITYHHRNIREVNTVNKQVKNHFDKNLDCEDIVLFILDHIVDNYFYYVEDISDKVFMFEDEHGRDRTNKYMMDHIFDLRSDIIKLNRVIMPMKEVIDTLQNESRLVQDKRHKMYIQHIIDHIAKEESMLQTAQDITREIRDNFESYTTFRMNKVMQILTIVSVIFMPLTLIAGIYGMNFQNMPELKWHYGYYIVLLLMLVISLGCIWYFKRKNMF; the protein is encoded by the coding sequence ATGAGCGTTTCCATATATTATCAAACAAAAGAACAATCCTTAACTTCAATCAAGCATGCCGAAGATATTCCGAGCGACGCAACGATTATTTGGTATGATTTGAATGAACCGACAGAAGAAGAGAGTGATTATTTACTCAGACACTTTGAATTTAATCCATTAGAAATGGATGATACCATTCATGCAAATCCGAGAGCTAAATATAAAGCCTATGAAAATTATCAAAATATCGTGTTTCATACAATTTCTCCGCGAGAATATGAGATTGAGGTATTGAATATTTTTATTAAAGATAATGTGCTAATTACTTATCATCATAGAAATATAAGAGAAGTCAACACTGTGAATAAGCAAGTGAAAAATCATTTTGACAAGAACCTTGATTGTGAAGATATTGTCTTATTTATTTTAGATCATATCGTGGATAATTATTTTTATTACGTGGAAGATATTTCAGATAAGGTCTTTATGTTTGAGGATGAACATGGCCGAGATCGCACGAATAAATACATGATGGACCATATCTTTGATTTACGGTCGGATATCATTAAATTAAACAGAGTAATTATGCCTATGAAAGAGGTTATCGATACTTTGCAGAATGAAAGTCGATTAGTACAGGATAAACGTCATAAAATGTATATCCAGCATATTATTGACCATATTGCGAAAGAAGAAAGCATGTTACAGACGGCACAAGATATTACGCGAGAAATCAGAGATAACTTCGAATCCTATACAACCTTTAGAATGAATAAAGTCATGCAGATATTGACGATTGTTTCGGTTATTTTCATGCCTTTGACTTTGATTGCGGGTATTTATGGTATGAACTTCCAAAATATGCCTGAGCTTAAGTGGCATTATGGTTATTACATCGTATTGCTCCTGATGTTAGTGATTTCATTAGGATGTATTTGGTATTTCAAACGTAAAAATATGTTTTAA
- a CDS encoding thioesterase family protein — translation MTECFTINGTVDTSMIDHNQHMHDADFNKVFSEASNAFNYQHGLSLEDRTRLNYTIFTLEEHTTFLSQLKLNDYYSIRIYLYNYDYKRVHFFLMMYGSEDQLVATNELMMMGIDRDTEKSAPFPKQYLEQIETYYQQQPNIDWPKQLGHRIVIPNKEDK, via the coding sequence ATGACAGAATGTTTTACTATTAACGGTACTGTGGATACTTCAATGATTGACCACAATCAACATATGCATGATGCGGATTTCAATAAAGTATTCAGTGAAGCTTCTAATGCATTCAATTATCAGCATGGTTTATCATTAGAAGATAGAACTCGTTTAAATTATACTATCTTCACCTTAGAAGAACACACAACTTTCCTTTCTCAACTTAAATTAAATGATTATTATTCCATTCGTATTTACCTTTATAACTATGATTATAAACGCGTACATTTCTTTTTAATGATGTATGGCAGTGAAGATCAATTGGTTGCAACGAATGAATTGATGATGATGGGTATTGATCGCGATACTGAAAAATCTGCACCTTTTCCAAAACAGTATTTGGAACAAATAGAAACGTATTATCAACAACAGCCGAATATCGACTGGCCGAAGCAATTAGGTCATCGTATTGTGATTCCAAATAAGGAGGATAAATAA
- a CDS encoding DHA2 family efflux MFS transporter permease subunit — translation MTLALIIYIVIALVLIALVNVFVRKRNKKQVSRKLEQRQARNRNQTSKFKASDLDRQPSRSQNERMTEQPHDEEHHTVPAEDSTSPSDDESVNDKADQEDKEETETEEERKQRNQEKLRQTRENYNNQQESMFRFGNGVSRNVILAAMLFGMFIAILNQTLLNVALPKINTDFNISASTGQWLMTGFMLVNGIFIPVSAFLFEKYSYRRLYLFSLVIFTIGSLVCALAPNFTIMMTGRVLQAAGAGILMPLGSNVIMTIFPPEKRGSAMGTMGVAMILAPAIGPTLSGYIVQNYHWNVMFYGMFFIGIVAVVVGFIWFRLYQRTENPKADIPGIIFSTIGFGSLLYGFSEAGNDGWGSNTVVISFIIGAIFIVLFVIRETRMKMPMLNFEVLKFPTFTLTTLINVVVMMSLYGGMLLLPIYLQDLRGFTAIDSGLLLLPGALVMGLLGPVAGKLYDMIGIKPLAIFGIAIMTYATWELTKLTMDTPYLSIMGIYVLRSFGMAFIMMPIMTAGMNALPARLISHGNALVNTLRQLAGSIGTAILVTVMTNQTTQHMNTFAQDLDKTNPAIQDQMKQLAMKFGGEDGAMQVLMGFLKKLATVEGVNDAFWIATLFSLIALVMSFFIQSRKKAAKYAKEHNK, via the coding sequence ATGACACTTGCCTTAATTATATATATTGTTATCGCATTGGTTCTTATTGCGTTAGTGAATGTGTTTGTTCGTAAACGTAATAAGAAACAAGTTTCGCGAAAACTGGAACAACGTCAAGCACGTAACAGAAATCAAACATCTAAATTTAAAGCGAGCGACTTAGATCGACAACCTTCGCGTTCTCAAAATGAAAGAATGACTGAGCAACCACATGATGAGGAACATCATACTGTACCAGCCGAAGATTCAACATCACCATCAGATGATGAATCAGTCAATGATAAAGCAGATCAAGAAGACAAAGAAGAAACAGAAACAGAAGAAGAAAGAAAACAACGTAATCAAGAAAAATTACGTCAAACCAGAGAAAATTATAATAACCAACAAGAATCTATGTTCCGCTTCGGTAATGGCGTATCACGAAATGTAATTTTAGCGGCGATGTTATTCGGTATGTTCATTGCTATCTTGAACCAAACACTCTTGAACGTGGCATTACCGAAAATCAACACTGACTTTAATATTTCTGCTTCAACTGGGCAATGGTTGATGACAGGATTCATGTTAGTTAACGGTATCTTCATACCTGTCAGTGCGTTTCTATTTGAAAAGTATTCTTATAGAAGATTGTATTTATTCTCACTTGTCATATTTACTATAGGTTCTTTAGTCTGTGCGTTGGCACCGAACTTTACAATTATGATGACAGGTCGTGTATTACAAGCTGCCGGCGCAGGTATCTTAATGCCATTAGGTTCTAATGTTATTATGACAATTTTCCCACCGGAAAAACGTGGTTCAGCCATGGGTACCATGGGTGTCGCGATGATTTTAGCACCTGCAATCGGACCAACTTTATCAGGTTACATCGTACAGAACTATCACTGGAACGTTATGTTCTACGGCATGTTCTTTATCGGAATCGTAGCCGTTGTAGTAGGATTTATTTGGTTCAGATTATATCAACGTACTGAAAATCCAAAAGCAGATATCCCAGGTATCATCTTCAGTACCATTGGATTCGGTTCATTGCTTTATGGATTCAGTGAAGCAGGTAATGATGGTTGGGGTTCTAATACAGTCGTAATTTCATTCATTATAGGTGCTATCTTTATTGTGCTCTTTGTAATCAGAGAAACAAGAATGAAAATGCCTATGTTGAATTTCGAAGTATTGAAATTCCCGACATTCACTTTAACTACACTCATCAACGTTGTTGTGATGATGAGTTTATATGGCGGTATGTTATTACTTCCAATTTATTTACAAGATTTACGTGGATTTACAGCAATCGATTCAGGATTGCTTCTCCTACCAGGTGCCTTAGTAATGGGGCTGTTAGGACCAGTTGCAGGTAAACTTTATGACATGATCGGAATTAAACCGTTGGCTATCTTCGGTATTGCGATTATGACATACGCAACTTGGGAGTTAACTAAATTAACCATGGATACACCTTATCTATCAATCATGGGTATTTATGTATTGCGTTCATTCGGTATGGCATTCATTATGATGCCGATTATGACTGCAGGTATGAATGCTTTACCAGCACGTTTAATCTCACATGGTAATGCACTTGTAAATACTTTGCGTCAATTAGCTGGCTCTATCGGTACAGCTATTTTGGTTACAGTTATGACTAACCAAACAACGCAACACATGAACACTTTTGCACAAGATTTAGATAAAACAAATCCAGCTATTCAAGATCAAATGAAACAACTTGCCATGAAATTTGGCGGTGAAGATGGCGCTATGCAAGTATTGATGGGATTCCTCAAGAAACTTGCTACAGTTGAAGGCGTTAATGACGCATTCTGGATAGCGACACTCTTCAGTCTTATCGCGTTAGTTATGAGCTTCTTCATTCAAAGTAGAAAGAAAGCTGCTAAATACGCTAAAGAGCATAACAAATAA
- a CDS encoding HlyD family secretion protein, giving the protein MKKIIMVNIITIIVLVLIGIGGFYYYNQATGYIKTDNAKVDGEQMKIASPLSGKLDSFDAKENKDYSKGDKLAEVTGKGEDGSPQKMDIKMPQNGTIVKTDGIEGDMVQAGSPIAYAYNLDDLYITANVDEKDVSDVEKGNDVDIKIDGQNSKVKGKVDEVGKATASSFSLMPSSNSDGNYTKVSQVVPVKISLDSAPSNSVVPGMNAEVSIHKN; this is encoded by the coding sequence ATGAAGAAGATCATAATGGTTAATATCATTACAATCATTGTTTTGGTACTTATCGGAATCGGCGGATTCTATTACTATAACCAAGCAACAGGATATATTAAAACAGATAATGCGAAAGTAGACGGGGAGCAAATGAAAATAGCCAGTCCTCTCTCTGGTAAATTAGACTCATTTGACGCTAAAGAAAATAAAGATTACAGCAAAGGCGATAAACTTGCCGAAGTAACTGGTAAAGGTGAAGATGGTTCACCTCAAAAAATGGACATCAAAATGCCTCAAAATGGTACTATTGTAAAAACTGACGGTATCGAAGGCGACATGGTTCAAGCAGGTTCTCCGATTGCATACGCTTATAATTTAGATGACTTGTACATCACTGCAAACGTTGATGAAAAAGATGTTTCTGATGTCGAAAAAGGCAATGATGTAGATATTAAAATTGATGGACAAAATTCTAAAGTCAAAGGTAAAGTAGACGAAGTAGGTAAAGCAACTGCATCCAGCTTCTCACTAATGCCTTCTTCTAACAGTGACGGCAACTATACTAAAGTATCACAAGTTGTCCCTGTCAAAATTTCTTTAGACTCTGCACCATCTAATTCTGTTGTTCCAGGCATGAATGCTGAAGTAAGTATTCATAAGAATTAA
- a CDS encoding TetR/AcrR family transcriptional regulator gives MKKNAKRKIFVNTIDLMEEYSIDEITIKMICAYSGINRSTFYAHFTDKYDLFEQIQAYHISRYIQITNTLYQNFGRVRYNKEKLLQFFRIQFRYIHRYRRFFHAVFISHPQKDFVIEMVHLTYESYEKVMAKYTDMDHHMYYVQYLIGGQLGVVFSWLRRNCEESPEEMARIMLRNTIKMRELEETDLPS, from the coding sequence ATGAAGAAAAACGCAAAACGTAAAATTTTTGTAAATACCATCGATTTGATGGAAGAATATTCAATTGACGAAATTACTATAAAAATGATTTGTGCATATAGCGGCATTAACCGGTCAACATTTTATGCCCACTTTACCGATAAATATGATTTATTTGAACAAATTCAAGCCTATCACATATCAAGGTACATACAGATAACCAACACGCTCTATCAAAACTTTGGTCGAGTCAGATATAATAAAGAAAAGCTTTTACAATTTTTCCGTATTCAATTCAGATATATTCATCGCTATCGCCGTTTTTTTCATGCGGTATTCATCAGCCACCCTCAAAAAGACTTTGTCATAGAAATGGTGCATCTTACTTATGAGTCTTATGAGAAAGTAATGGCTAAATATACTGATATGGATCATCACATGTATTATGTCCAATATTTAATCGGCGGACAACTCGGCGTCGTATTTTCATGGTTGCGACGTAATTGCGAGGAATCTCCCGAAGAAATGGCACGTATTATGTTGAGAAATACTATAAAAATGCGTGAATTAGAAGAAACTGACCTGCCTAGTTAA
- a CDS encoding MMPL family transporter, with the protein MKTILKFRWIISIIVVIAIACSIIFAPNLAQLANDKGKIAPPKDTTSQQYDQKLKDVGANYKSISAVVQLNHKLDASSKKDLKDYIKKVKDVKHVKTVIDPFENKDVEDKLVSKDKKSVMIPIETTDDKNKTLDAVKDINKIKHQDFKGAYVTGNEVINDDINKSVNEGLKTTEIITVILILVILFLVFRSVVTPFVPLLLVGLAYAFSQGVLAFLVKYIDFPISIYIQPFLIALLFGIGTDYCILLLNRYKEELGKDQSNFDAVLNTFKHGGRTILICAITVLVGFAALFFVEFSLFRSAMGIAVGVLCLMIILFTLLPTLLLLLGGKVFWPSKKAADHRDNKLWGALGKFTNKRSFLALVIVLIIMVPIIVFAPNTITYDNTNEIGDEYDSIKAINIIKDDFNMSQAFPVNIAIKDDKKLNNAKGVNDLEALSQSIEKVKGVKSVSTITRPTGKPIKQLSATDQLNQIQSKLTDANNGLGQVNEGLGQMDSQVKPYTDPSRVQQAMQQGSQSPQQAGQQVTQQAGEMSKALEQSQQGISKVQNGQSQIQERLKDMSEDKGMSKSGMYVTDDMLKDKKLKQSVDQYSKGDGKVLLLNVELKDDPFSKASMNTVERIHNTVDNQVKGTAFKNSDIEYGGTSSSNNDLQKIIDSDMAKAIALITVFLFVVLLIFERSIIMPLYMIASILITYYASIGVANLIFNDMLGMGGLLLVVPFFSFVVLMALGIDYAIFLVNRFNEEVDAGKSITEALLTSMSKMGTVIMTACIILIGTVAALYTSGAMTLMEIATVIILGLIIYNLFMLPLFIPALIKSFGPGNWWPFKTHVKNHKDA; encoded by the coding sequence ATGAAAACCATATTGAAGTTCAGATGGATAATTTCAATTATTGTGGTGATTGCAATTGCATGTTCCATTATTTTTGCTCCGAATTTAGCGCAACTTGCTAATGACAAAGGGAAAATCGCTCCACCTAAAGATACAACATCTCAACAATATGATCAGAAATTGAAAGATGTCGGTGCAAATTATAAGAGCATCAGTGCTGTAGTGCAGCTGAATCATAAATTAGATGCATCCAGCAAAAAAGATTTAAAGGATTACATCAAAAAGGTCAAAGATGTTAAGCATGTTAAAACTGTCATTGATCCTTTCGAAAACAAAGATGTTGAAGATAAGTTAGTATCTAAAGATAAAAAATCTGTGATGATTCCAATTGAAACAACGGATGACAAAAATAAAACGTTAGATGCTGTAAAAGATATTAATAAAATCAAACATCAGGATTTTAAAGGGGCTTACGTCACTGGTAACGAAGTTATTAATGATGATATCAATAAAAGTGTCAACGAAGGACTAAAAACAACTGAAATTATTACGGTGATTTTAATTTTAGTTATTTTATTCTTAGTATTCCGTTCAGTCGTAACTCCTTTCGTGCCGCTTCTACTTGTAGGTTTAGCTTATGCCTTTTCGCAAGGTGTATTAGCATTCTTAGTAAAATATATTGATTTCCCTATTTCTATTTACATCCAACCCTTCTTAATTGCATTGCTCTTCGGTATCGGAACCGATTATTGCATTCTGTTATTAAATAGGTATAAAGAGGAATTAGGTAAAGATCAAAGTAATTTCGATGCTGTGTTAAATACTTTCAAACATGGCGGTCGCACAATCTTGATTTGTGCGATTACAGTACTTGTCGGTTTCGCTGCATTATTCTTTGTAGAATTCAGCTTATTCCGTTCTGCTATGGGTATCGCAGTCGGTGTCTTGTGCTTAATGATTATTCTCTTCACATTATTACCGACACTATTGCTCCTACTAGGTGGCAAAGTATTCTGGCCAAGCAAGAAAGCAGCTGATCATAGAGATAATAAATTATGGGGTGCATTAGGTAAATTTACGAATAAGCGTTCTTTCTTAGCATTAGTCATCGTCTTAATTATTATGGTGCCGATTATTGTTTTCGCGCCTAACACGATTACGTATGACAATACAAATGAAATCGGCGATGAATATGATTCTATTAAAGCTATCAATATCATTAAAGACGATTTCAATATGAGCCAAGCATTCCCTGTAAACATTGCTATTAAAGACGATAAGAAATTAAACAATGCTAAAGGTGTTAATGATTTAGAAGCACTTTCCCAATCTATTGAGAAAGTAAAAGGCGTTAAAAGTGTCAGCACTATCACACGCCCTACTGGCAAACCTATTAAGCAATTATCAGCTACTGATCAATTAAATCAAATTCAAAGTAAATTGACAGACGCTAATAATGGTCTCGGTCAGGTCAATGAGGGACTTGGTCAAATGGACTCACAAGTTAAACCTTATACTGACCCAAGTCGTGTTCAACAAGCGATGCAACAAGGCAGTCAATCACCGCAGCAAGCTGGACAACAAGTCACACAACAAGCTGGTGAAATGTCTAAAGCGCTTGAACAATCTCAACAAGGTATTTCTAAAGTACAAAATGGACAATCACAAATTCAAGAACGTCTTAAAGACATGTCTGAAGATAAAGGCATGAGTAAGTCAGGCATGTATGTGACAGATGATATGTTGAAAGATAAGAAATTAAAACAATCTGTCGATCAATATAGTAAAGGTGACGGCAAAGTACTGTTATTGAATGTTGAATTAAAAGATGATCCGTTCTCTAAAGCTTCAATGAATACAGTTGAACGTATTCATAACACTGTAGATAACCAAGTCAAAGGAACTGCGTTTAAAAATAGTGATATTGAATATGGCGGTACATCTTCTTCTAATAACGACTTGCAAAAAATCATTGATAGCGACATGGCTAAAGCCATCGCGCTTATAACAGTATTCTTGTTCGTTGTACTCTTGATCTTTGAACGTTCAATTATTATGCCGTTGTATATGATTGCTTCTATTTTAATCACTTACTATGCTTCTATCGGTGTCGCTAATTTAATCTTTAACGACATGCTCGGCATGGGAGGTTTATTATTAGTCGTTCCATTCTTCAGTTTCGTTGTACTGATGGCGCTCGGTATTGATTATGCCATCTTCTTAGTCAACCGCTTCAATGAAGAAGTCGACGCAGGCAAATCGATTACTGAAGCGTTGCTGACTTCAATGAGTAAAATGGGTACGGTTATCATGACTGCTTGTATCATCTTAATCGGTACGGTTGCAGCGCTTTATACTTCTGGTGCAATGACATTAATGGAAATTGCAACTGTTATTATTTTAGGTTTAATTATTTATAACCTATTCATGTTGCCACTCTTCATTCCAGCATTGATTAAATCATTCGGACCTGGAAACTGGTGGCCATTTAAAACACATGTTAAGAACCACAAAGACGCGTAA
- a CDS encoding multidrug effflux MFS transporter, which yields MSHTHIEREKPTIFLVIILGALTAIGALSIDMFLPGLPQIRTDFHTTTSAAQLTLTLFMVGLAFGNLLMGPISDAVGRKQPLVIVMIVYTLASLGIIFSINITMMISLRLVQGLCAGAAAVISRAIASDMYSGKELTKFLAVLMLVNGVAPVLAPTLGGIILIFSNWHMVFIILTIFGIFMVLSTSLRIPESLSKQAREPADILSIIKQFKALLQRPKFVLPMLLQGMTFVILFSYISASPFITQRIYTLSPQAFSWMFAIIGIGLIISSQLAGKLVDYFEPLAIMRGYTLVQIIGVITITIVLTLHLPIIFLFIAFLLLVGPVTGIATISFSVAMDERTGGSGSASSLLGLVQTLIGGISTPLVGLMGEHSYIPYLIIISITSVILIILHLLIAKTFSGKETPGE from the coding sequence GTGAGCCACACCCATATAGAAAGAGAGAAACCAACCATCTTTCTAGTCATCATATTAGGTGCCTTAACCGCAATCGGCGCACTATCAATTGATATGTTCTTACCAGGATTGCCCCAAATCAGAACTGATTTCCATACAACAACGTCCGCAGCACAACTGACGCTGACTTTATTTATGGTCGGGCTGGCATTCGGTAACTTATTGATGGGACCTATTTCGGATGCTGTCGGAAGAAAACAACCACTCGTTATTGTGATGATTGTTTATACACTTGCAAGCCTCGGCATCATCTTTTCAATCAATATCACGATGATGATTAGCTTACGATTAGTACAAGGATTATGTGCAGGCGCTGCAGCCGTGATTTCACGTGCAATTGCCAGCGATATGTATAGCGGGAAAGAACTAACTAAATTCCTAGCAGTCCTTATGCTCGTCAACGGTGTCGCACCCGTATTAGCACCCACATTGGGAGGAATTATCTTAATCTTCTCGAACTGGCACATGGTATTCATCATCTTAACAATTTTCGGCATCTTCATGGTGCTCTCAACCAGTTTGCGCATTCCAGAATCATTGAGCAAACAAGCACGCGAACCTGCCGATATTCTATCCATTATCAAGCAATTCAAAGCACTCTTGCAAAGACCGAAATTTGTCTTGCCGATGCTCTTACAAGGCATGACCTTTGTCATCTTATTCAGTTACATATCCGCTTCACCCTTCATCACCCAACGCATCTACACGCTTTCACCCCAAGCCTTCAGCTGGATGTTTGCAATCATCGGAATTGGGTTGATTATCTCGTCACAACTTGCAGGTAAACTCGTAGATTACTTCGAACCACTTGCCATTATGCGCGGCTATACACTCGTGCAAATCATAGGCGTCATCACCATTACCATCGTCTTGACCCTTCATTTGCCGATTATCTTCTTATTCATCGCCTTCCTGCTGCTAGTAGGACCCGTTACAGGAATCGCGACCATCTCCTTTTCAGTAGCGATGGACGAAAGAACAGGCGGCAGCGGCAGCGCTTCAAGTCTGCTGGGATTAGTCCAAACCCTGATAGGTGGCATCAGTACTCCACTCGTAGGCCTGATGGGCGAGCACAGCTATATACCGTATCTGATCATAATCAGCATCACCTCAGTCATCTTAATCATACTGCACCTCTTAATCGCTAAAACCTTTTCGGGAAAAGAAACCCCTGGAGAGTAG
- a CDS encoding TcaA NTF2-like domain-containing protein: protein MVQSQDGKQDNSENRNVQKRKTETNSKENINQTIRKMVPWGIGIFIVILLIILFSLLKNYNSPEAQAKIFVNAVKSNDTQRISNILSTRDNKVGSDEAETFIKYIKNEIGLKKFDKELNATVHDIDQHQKDAGYIKTPDGNKILRVTMNGRRYIFFDNIGFATETKKAIIKKKSKTTYVFRADDKKRKVIAEPNKPTMLGNFIPGIYKIPATKENDNGKFIGYLTFSFKNSNSETVDVHENFPEANLNINLEGADKLDKKDTKVKINGKQYSYDHAKLYGPYPVTEEIEVTAEGKAKGKTFKSSTIKLYPNELKSNTPVRLEFEKDKIDKYVKEKEKEENSLKNKVTKFFNKYSLAMNNAAGTNNFASISNFFKPDTADYKTMKQNFQTGQGIQSLIQSPQVVDVSQEGSNVYAEVQNINSQGVWVTSKYKLEDSAKHPAKSDDESDLKIISNKE, encoded by the coding sequence ATGGTACAATCTCAGGATGGAAAACAAGATAATTCGGAAAATAGAAATGTGCAGAAAAGAAAGACGGAAACAAATTCTAAAGAGAATATCAATCAAACTATCCGTAAAATGGTACCGTGGGGCATTGGGATATTTATAGTGATATTATTGATTATCCTCTTTTCCTTGTTGAAGAATTATAACTCTCCCGAAGCCCAAGCTAAAATATTTGTAAACGCCGTGAAAAGTAATGACACGCAACGGATTTCGAATATTTTAAGTACACGGGATAATAAAGTGGGCAGCGATGAAGCGGAGACCTTTATCAAATATATTAAGAATGAAATCGGTTTGAAAAAATTTGATAAAGAGTTGAACGCTACTGTCCATGATATTGACCAACATCAAAAAGATGCTGGATACATTAAAACGCCTGACGGAAACAAAATATTAAGAGTCACTATGAACGGACGTCGTTATATCTTCTTTGATAATATCGGTTTTGCTACAGAAACTAAAAAAGCGATTATCAAGAAAAAATCAAAAACGACTTATGTTTTCCGTGCAGATGACAAGAAGAGAAAGGTAATTGCAGAACCGAATAAGCCGACGATGTTAGGCAACTTTATCCCAGGTATCTATAAAATTCCAGCTACTAAAGAGAATGATAACGGAAAGTTCATCGGTTACTTAACCTTCTCATTTAAAAACAGCAACAGTGAAACCGTCGATGTTCATGAAAACTTCCCAGAAGCTAACTTGAATATCAATTTAGAAGGTGCAGACAAACTAGATAAAAAGGATACAAAAGTTAAAATTAACGGCAAGCAATACAGCTATGATCACGCTAAATTATATGGACCTTATCCCGTAACTGAAGAAATAGAAGTTACTGCTGAAGGGAAAGCTAAAGGTAAAACTTTCAAATCAAGTACTATTAAACTATATCCGAATGAGCTGAAATCAAATACCCCAGTACGTTTAGAATTTGAAAAAGATAAAATTGATAAATACGTGAAAGAGAAAGAAAAAGAAGAAAATAGTTTGAAAAATAAAGTCACTAAATTCTTCAATAAGTATTCCTTAGCTATGAATAACGCAGCAGGCACAAATAACTTTGCGAGCATTTCAAATTTTTTCAAGCCGGATACTGCAGATTATAAAACGATGAAACAAAACTTTCAGACAGGACAGGGCATTCAGTCTTTGATACAAAGTCCGCAAGTTGTGGATGTCTCACAAGAAGGTTCTAATGTCTATGCGGAAGTACAAAATATCAATAGCCAAGGTGTATGGGTCACTTCTAAATATAAATTAGAAGATTCAGCAAAGCACCCAGCTAAAAGCGATGATGAGTCAGATTTGAAAATTATCAGTAATAAAGAATAA
- a CDS encoding MarR family winged helix-turn-helix transcriptional regulator, with the protein MQNIEQHIDFMDHFLEDINSMVAKLLEDLRHEYNVSMEQSQAVLLLDNNKSLTLSEITEKQGVNKAAISRRVKKLIKLDLIQWEKQNASVDQRLKYVKLTPKGREYIERSKKIVSEVAVYLVQDLSEKQIEETAENLSIIDQRIKEYVKENQL; encoded by the coding sequence ATGCAAAATATTGAACAACATATCGACTTTATGGATCATTTCTTGGAAGATATCAATTCCATGGTTGCCAAACTGCTAGAAGATTTGCGACATGAATACAATGTATCTATGGAACAATCTCAAGCAGTGCTGTTATTAGACAACAATAAATCACTCACCTTATCAGAAATCACTGAGAAACAAGGCGTCAATAAAGCAGCAATCAGCCGTCGTGTGAAAAAGTTGATTAAACTAGATCTCATCCAATGGGAGAAACAAAATGCGAGTGTAGACCAACGTTTAAAATATGTGAAGTTGACCCCGAAAGGGCGCGAATATATCGAGCGTTCTAAAAAGATAGTCAGTGAAGTCGCTGTTTATTTAGTACAGGATTTAAGTGAAAAGCAAATTGAAGAAACTGCTGAAAATTTAAGTATCATAGATCAACGTATAAAAGAATATGTGAAAGAGAATCAATTATAA